The Vulpes vulpes isolate BD-2025 chromosome 8, VulVul3, whole genome shotgun sequence genome has a window encoding:
- the LOC112916874 gene encoding ferritin light chain, with protein MSSQIRQNYSTEVEATVDRLVNMHLRASYTYLSLGFYFDRDDVALEGVDHFFRELAEEKREGAERFLKMQNQRGSRTLFQDVQKPSQDEWGKTLDAMEAALLLEKSLNQALLDLHALGSAREDPHLCDFLENHFLDEEVKLIKKMGDHLTNLRRLATPQAGLGEYLFERLTLKHD; from the coding sequence ATGAGCTCCCAGATTCGTCAGAATTATTCTACCGAGGTGGAGGCCACCGTCGACCGCCTGGTCAACATGCACCTGCGGGCCTCCTACACCTACCTCTCTCTGGGCTTCTATTTCGACCGTGACGATGTGGCTCTGGAGGGTGTGGACCACTTCTTCCGCGAGTTGGCTGAGGAGAAGCGCGAGGGCGCCGAGCGTTTCTTGAAGATGCAAAACCAGCGCGGCAGCCGCACCCTCTTCCAGGACGTGCAGAAACCGTCCCAAGATGAGTGGGGGAAGACCCTGGACGCCATGGAAGCCGCCCTGCTTCTGGAGAAGAGCCTGAACCAGGCCCTTCTGGATCTGCATGCCCTGGGTTCTGCTCGCGAGGATCCTCATCTCTGTGACTTCCTGGAGAACCACTTCCTAGATGAGGAGGTAAAACTCATCAAGAAGATGGGCGACCACCTGACTAACCTCCGCAGGCTGGCCAccccccaggctgggctgggcgAGTATCTTTTCGAAAGGCTCACTCTCAAGCACGACTAG